The Drosophila sechellia strain sech25 chromosome 2L, ASM438219v1, whole genome shotgun sequence region CCTTAAGGGGGTATGACCTCGTGTCAGCCATCCACCCTAATGGTTCAGCACGCGGCGGCGCCGCCATCCTTattcgcagcagcatcaaattCGACACCCAACCACCAATTCAAGAGGATTGGGTGCAATGCGCCCGAATATCGGTAAGCACCACCCACGGAGACATTAACTTAGCTGCTGCCTACTGCCCACCCAGATTTAGAGCCACGGACGATTGCTTCTCTTCGCTTTTGGACAGCCTCGGCCCCAAATTCGTCATAGGAGGTGACTTTAACGACAAGAATACTTGGTGGGGTTCCAGAGTATGCAATCCAAAAGGACGCGCGCTATGCAGGCAGGTTCTCTCCCGCAACCTCAATTGCCACGGAACTGGGACGCCAACATACTGGCCCACTGACCCTGCAAAAACTCCAGACATCTTGGACTATGCGATCTCTGGCGGCCTGGACCCGGCAAGAATCCAGACCAGGGAGGTGGAAGACCTTCTCTCGGACCATAGTGCCATTGCCGTTTCGGTCTACGCCTCAGCCATGTTGAGATCCGCGGGTAAAAAGTTAATCTTCAAAACGTCCGACATCAGCAAATACCACCACTGGCTGAACAACTCGACAGTCACTAATCCACCATTGGATACCCCTGAACTTATAGATGCGGCCGTTGTGAACCTCACCTCGCAAATTCAGGAGGCAGCAACTTATGCTGCTCCAAGGTTCTCTAACCAAACGAGGGACAGAAGTAGAGACGTCCACTTTTGGAATCATCGGGTTAATGAGCTCAAGTCAGAGAAAAGGCGTCTCCGACGGGTTTGGTTCCTCTCCAGGAACcctagagacaaaacagctctcaacagagccaccaaggagctgaaggaaaCTCTGGTCAGGCTAAGGAAGGAGGCCCTCGACAGCTTTGTTGGTAATCTCGCGCCGGGTGATCCCCACCACAACCTGTGGAATGTTACCAAGCGCATCAAGAGGCCACTGAAGAGGATCCCGCCCATCAGAAGACAAGACAACTCATGGTGCAGAACTGAGACCGAAAGAGCCAACGCATTCGCCGAGCACTTGGAGGAAGTCTTCACACCAGCCAATCGATGTTCCCCAAATGAAGCAGCCGAAACAGCCAGGCTCCTGTCAGAACCTCTCTTTGACTCCGAGTCGATACCCCAGGCCACGGAAGAggaaatcagcaatttaatagcggcaatgggtaaccacaaggctccaggcgatgatgccatcaatgccattgctttaaagctcctcccccctattagcaagtcactaatcacgaccataataaataagtgcttgcaattggggcacttcccttcatcatggaaacgcgccgaagtagttatgatcctgaagcctggtaaacacgaagccaatcccgcctcctaccgcccgatcagcctactaccagtactctccaagatactcgaaagagtatttttgaccagagtattgccggtgattgaggaggctggtctgatccctgatcaccagtttggctttaggcgccgccacgggacaccagagcaaggccaccgagtagcgcaatatatcctggacgcctttgagaataagaaatactgcctagcagtaatgctggacattaagcaagcctttgatcgtgtttggcaccccggtctcctcctaaagctcaaaaacggcctgccccagccatatttcaagttcttaaaatcgttcctggagggcagaagattcgccgtcaggtgtggagaagcgcgctcagacgtcaaagaagcccgtgcaggagttccccaaggaagcgttctcggtccgctcctctacaacgcgtattcggctgacctgccggtgataccgagccagtacattatggcagccacttacgccgatgatactgcgttcctaacaacagcagataccccagcagaggcctcccagactatgcaggagcaactagatctactgaacacgtggcacacgagatggaatatatcggtaaacagcgacaagtcaaccgctaccaccttcgcaactagacgcggcacttgcccaccagtcagtttcaacgggttcccaatcccagaggtagccaatccaaattatcttggctttacactggacaggagacttacatggagaccacacctgctaaagaagcggaaacaggcggagaaccgagtccgtgaattctactggctgatgggcagacaatctaagctaccgacttccactaagctccttatctacaaagcgatcataaggccaatctggacgtatggcattcaactgtggggcactgcatcgaaaagtaacatcaacattatccagacattcgaaaacaaaacgctccgcacagtcacaaacgctcaccctttccacgataatgccactatacacgaggtcctcagcttcccctgggtgaaggatgagattaagaaaagcagcaggcagtacatgcagaggcttcaagaccacccaaacaacctggcacaagacctgctggacaccagtcaacgcaccaggaggctgcaccgatcacaccctttggacctctctgggattagacacgcaaattaaattaaattatatacatacattattatatacatcatacatacaatatcgacagttattgtatagtttcgcaacaatttatgtaatcaattaattctctaccgttaagtttagtcatcaaatttaatgattgtccgcgaaggacagttttaaattaatatatccaaaaaaaaaaaaaaaaatgtataagccAAATTTTATatcaatttatattttaaactaTAAAACGTCAAGCCTCCTTCGTCCTCCCACCGGCTTGGAATGTTCAATAACAAATTCCATTTCACAGCCAAGctaatttttttcagtgctaCGCCATTATCTTCCGGCTAGTTCTATTTTACGAGACTACCCTCTTTATACCTCACTTTAGCTCATCCTGCCCAGTTACCAACACCCCAAACTGTCAGCCCGACCaatatttttcacatttcatGGCATGCATGAAGAGTTTTTGCAGCCATGAAGAGCGGCGAGATATCTGAAAAAAGGTCTGCAACCAGGAACGGCTGCGAAAGAACAGCACCAGCACAGTGGCAACAAAAACTCAAAATAACAACAGCTACGACAGCAACAAGAAAAAATCTTTTATGTAAAATTGAATATTCATAAGTTGATTCACAGAAGCGGCAGAAGCCTAACTACGGACCTCAGCCTCCGCCTCGTTTGCTTCTGAATTACTCTTGCGAagagtgtttttatttttatcatgCATATGCAATTCAGATGTAAagaagttaaataataaagtcGGTGTATGGAAAATGTTGAATATTTCAACTTAGATTTTATCAGCCAGTCAAGTTTGCATGAAAATATTAACTTATATAGCCCATCTAAATACATGATTAGTTATAATTTAGTTAGTTTAGTTAAATTTCTTATTGTAGTGCCGACTACCAAAAATTAAGAAGCTTTAATAAATAGGATTATATAAAGATATAAGATGAGAAAAATCGATGGTCATGCTTTTAATGGTTTTTAAGAGCAATCTTAAGTGTGCAAAGGGTACTTTATATTCGGTATTTAGGACCATGCAATGAGGTCCTTTGTTGGTAGTGTTGTCGCATTGGACTGCTCGTTGATTGTTTTTGTGTGTAGTTTTGTTTGGCTGAGTGAACCTGCAGACGCTTCCGCGCCACGCCCCCAACTCATCTCCCGCCCACGCACACTTACCCATACAGGGACACACAGGCACATGCAAAAGCTGCCGGTGTTTGCTATTTTGTCAtgcaaattgtatttattgcggccaaaaaccaacaacaacaccgAAGCCGCACAAAGATATGGGGGCGTAGACGGCCTCGCCCCGCCCCCTGTAATTGTTTGCTATTTGTcattgtgtgcgtgtgtgaatGGGGTGGAGTGTGGGTTGTGGGGCTGCGTATGTGTGCTCTATAGTAAACAAGAAAATTGACTGCCGCTGGTGACCTGTAAACTTGGGAGCACTCTTTCGAGTTCCCCGAAATGCCATGCACCCTAAATTCAATGGAGATTGTCTAAATAAAAGACGATCCTAAATGGAAATCTGGAAAACCGGATTATATTTCTGTTAACTCAATTTCAAAAGATCTTTTCAAGATAGCTTTCGAATTCAGCGAGctcatttcccattttttcttGATAAGCATATACTAATGTCGATTATAATAAACTAAGAGCTTTGTACGATCAAACGACAGTATCGCGATGAAAGCACAACTAATCGGAATGCCAGTAGTTAGTATTATTCTATTGATGTGTATACCCTCTTCAGTTTTAAACCAATTTCTCGACGGCGAGTGCGGTGTTCAGCAAAATGGACGGACAGTAAGTCGTGCCTCGAGTCCCTGGATAGCATTCCTCCACACGACTGATTTGATATTCGTGTGCACTGGAACTTTGATCTCTCACAGTTCGTAATAAAAGCTATTATTTGATATTAGCTTCTAAGTATCACATAttcatgtacatatatgcttGATTGCCTGATGATAATACGGAATTCCTGTTTTTAGATCTGATACTAACTGCTGCGCATTGCGTAACGTCCAACTCAAAACTGTAAGTAAATTAATCAAAGTAATTACTCGATgaaaaaatagtatttgtatAGATGTTTATTTTTCAGAGTAGCTCGGCTTGGAGAGTTTATGGTAGCAGAAGAAAAAACTTTACCAGTTTTGCACGATGTAAAGGAAGCCAGCAAGCATCCCTATTTCGATATGATAACACATGCGTACGATATAGCCGTTCTTGAGCTTGTCACAAAAGTTGCTTACACAGGTGAATATATAGATTCAATTCGCATATAAAGAGTGGTTTTGCTAGAAAATCTTTTAACACGAATCAATTAGATTTTTAAGGAGAATATGTTTTATTGGAATAGACAACATCAGACCAATCTGCATTGTGTGGGATCGTTCGTGGAAACGCTATATCGATAGCATTCAGATACTCAGTGGCCCTGTACGGGGCAAGCCAGAGAACGAGAATGACGGTGGAAACAGAATCGTGGACATCCGACGCCAGTCACCAGAATGGTGTCACAACTATATGGGCACCTTTAGGGAGAACACATCGAGCAGCATGATCTGCGCTGGGGACACGAAAAGTAAACTATGCAACGCGGACTCCAGCAGTCCTCTGGGAGCCATGGTGGTTCACAAAAAGATACAGAGATATGTCCAGATCGGCATCGCCACAATGAATCAAAGGTGCAACATGCCCAGTATATACACGGAtgtgctaagccacatggacTTTATCCTGCGAGCATGGCGGTATTATAGCAAAGGTCACAGTTCCTCAGAATCTAGTTCAGCGAAAAAGTCACCGACTAATCAAAAATGAATTCCGGTTGAATTAAAAACTTTCAGATAAAGGATAACAATTTTTGTATATGTAAATTTTGCTAATTACTGACTTATCAGGGATGGCAAAATACTCTTTGAAATGTCATCCGGGGTAAACGGATTTGGCCAACTAATTTGATTGTCAACAAAATTTACGTTTACGATTGTATGCGCCGTTTAGCTTGACTGTTTTATGTAAATCGGtgtaataaaatcaaatgcagCTGTGGCGTCTTCACAATTGC contains the following coding sequences:
- the LOC6611305 gene encoding uncharacterized protein LOC6611305 — translated: RFLRRICFIGIDNIRPICIVWDRSWKRYIDSIQILSGPVRGKPENENDGGNRIVDIRRQSPEWCHNYMGTFRENTSSSMICAGDTKSKLCNADSSSPLGAMVVHKKIQRYVQIGIATMNQRCNMPSIYTDVLSHMDFILRAWRYYSKGHSSSESSSAKKSPTNQK